In a genomic window of Pseudomonadota bacterium:
- a CDS encoding Lrp/AsnC family transcriptional regulator produces the protein LWKTGQLSNQEIGNLIGLSYSMVSRSVKATNDKILSDQGYRRQYQAVSSEFNV, from the coding sequence ACTATGGAAAACCGGCCAATTGTCAAACCAGGAAATCGGTAATCTGATTGGGCTTTCCTATTCTATGGTTAGTCGCAGTGTAAAAGCAACGAATGACAAGATATTGTCTGATCAGGGCTATAGGCGACAGTATCAAGCCGTAAGTTCAGAATTCAATGTTTGA